GGTGGCTCTGGATGTCGGATGTGGTGTTGCCAGTTTTGGTGCTTATTTGATGTCGCGGAATGTCCTTACTATGTCTGTAGCTCCAAAAGACGTTCATGAGAACCAGATTCAATTTGCGCTTGAGCGTGGTGTACCTGCAATGGTGGCAGCTTTTGCAACACACCGATTGTTATATCCAAGTCAGGCTTTTGAGCTAATACATTGCTCGAGATGTAGAATCAATTGGACTCGTGATGGTATGATTTTTTGTCCAGCTTGTTTATATAATTTTCTAGGAACAGTTGTTGGCTATTTACTAGTGGTTACTGACAATAGTGTTAAAGTCACATGTAAGTAGAAACATCACCAAATTGGCTAAACTCCTAAAATTTAAGCAATGACGATGAAGAAATATAAGGTTTAATTGCAGTAGACCACCTTCCTTGGACTGCCAACACCAAATAAGCTTATGCTATATATTTTTTCTGTCTAGACTTACTCAAATATTTTAGTTACATTGCTTTCTTTAATTTTACAAAATGTCCAATCTATGTGCTACATCCGTTATTGGGTGATATATAGTTTTATTTAAATTGGTATGAAGAAAAGGGGTAAACAAGTTGTCTTGCATGCATCCGAGCTTACGTTAACTCTTGCTTCTTTACATTTTAATGAAGATGGCATCTTGCTACTCGAGATCAACAGAATGCTACGTGGAGGAGGATACTTTGCTTGGGCAGCACAACCTGTTTATAAGCATGAACCACTCTTAGAACAACAGTGGGAAGGTAAGTAAACTGAAAGTTATGGTGTTTTTAAAGCTTTAATGTCTTCTAGAGTTTTAGGTGTTTTTAATGAAATTAAATGCTATTTCTTTGCGTCCGACAAAAAAAATTACTATTTAGATGTTCTTGATATTTGGATCAATGAAACAAGAAACATAGAGATGATTACTTGTAGAAAGCTGGTTCATGTTCCCCATACTTAAGTTAAATCTTATCCACGTTCATTTGTAAAAAAAATAATTGTCTTGATGAACAGTGCCCATTCCCTTGGAGGCTGAAACACATATTTTAACCTAGCAGGCACATTTTTTAACATTTCTCATCAGTTTCATGAAGGGCTCACTATAGGATAACATTAAACTAAGCATTATGTTACCTAGAACTATTGCATCAGTTGATTGCAAATTTTTTGTTGCATAAAGTGGATGCTTTGATTGTTCTTTTTTTAGCCAATCCTATCCCAATCACAAGCCTTTGATCAGTGTGCCAGTCACAGAATTTACTTCGAAGAAATGTTGATGACACTTGGAGGGTGGGTGTGGGGGTGGGTGGGCAAGGGCGTTTTGTTAACATCTATGAGATGTCCTGTGTCAAGCTGGGAACATCTTCTGTTATCTTATACAATTTAAGTGGTAAGATGTGATGAATAGGAAGGGACTGAAAACTAAAGAGAAATTATATATAGTTTATCTTACTTTGTGTTTGACACATTTATACCTCCATGATTGGTTTCAATAGAGCTACACTTATTTCTGTTCAATGCAGAAGTTCATTAATTGTGGCAATAATGCAATTCACAAGTCTAACAATTTATTCACATAATCTTCATTGATTTTACCCGTTCTCAGAGATGGTTAACCTTACCACTCGTCTTTGCTGGAATCTTGTAAAGAAGGAGGGATATATTGCAATATGGCAAAAGCCTACGGACAATACTTGTTACTTGGAGCGGGAGCCGGGGACCCAACCACCATTATGTGAAACTGATGACGATCCAGACAATGTTTGGTAAGCTTGTAATATACTGTTTTATATGCTCTGCGGAAAGTGTATTGATATCCTTTTTATTTTACTCTTTTCCTTTTTGCTAAatgtttttttttctgaaaacaATATGCATGACTGCATGCCAACTTGTATGCTGCTAGATGGAGCAAAACATGCCCCCTCTCTTAGACATCTAGATTCTAGACCGCACACTAGCAAGCATGTTCCTAATGTTTGACTGCAGTCTCCAAGGTCGTCTTGTTTGTTTCCAACCTCTTGCGTCACCAAGTAGAAATGTATTTCGAGATTCTGCAAAATCCTCCTAGTTGAAATAGGTTCTGTTTACGATATCATTTTATATGTTATCTATGTTTGTTCTATACAAGGCCAGACATATAGATAGGACTCCCTGTCTTATATGTTTGGTAAAGGGTCAACTGTCCCAGGAGACACAAGTGGAAGCCGTCCTGGTGCCTTAATTGGTCGAAAGGTCTCAGTCTACCAAACATGCCCAAATATCTATAATACAGCTTTGTGCTTCCTTATTTCTTTCTAAATAGTAGATACTGATGGCCTTCTATATTTGTCAACATCCGTGTTAGTGTCTTGCGTGCTTCTGTTTGCTTTATGTGTATACAACTTCGCATTCGGGACCTCAGTCTGCGACCTCATAAAGGGGTTTTAGAAATTATCTCTGCTTCTCCATTTCCATTATTTACATCCAAGCTGGCGCCTAATGCTTCTTTACATGATTCTCAAGTGCATCCTGCTTATTATATGTACTCGTGTGAATCCATCTAAACAATTTATAATAGTTTAACATTTAAAATTCTGGAATATGTACAGAATTCAGTCTGCTTCCTGTAGCAGGACTCATTACATGATACATCTGAGATGGCCAGTTGTCCATATATTTCCAGTAGATATCTACTATTATAATTACAACCAGCAGAATGTATGTAACATATTCATCCCCAATTATCACAATCACAAGTATTAAACATCTGTGAGGCTATAAAGCATCAAAAATCCCAAACCACTTCGTGTGTGATCTCTAGGAGCTACCTTCCCTGGAACAAGTGGCATGACTGACATAGATGCAAGGTAGAGAAAAGCATGTGTGTTGGTGGAGGTAGGATGAAAATCCAAATATGCAGAAGGATAACTTGCTTGAATGGGGATGTTACAGTGATATATTATATTTACTTTTAGTGATTTAATTTTGTGGATGTTGACACTCTGCACGGTTTTACATTAAACATTGTTTTAGTTGACTTATGAATTATGATGTGCTAACCTGTATAGGTAGACAACATCTTATACTGTTCTCTGCATGATTTGTTTTAGGTATGTGAACTTGAAGGCATGTATCACACGGCTACCTGAGACCGGTTATGGAGTTAACATTACATCTTGGCCTGCACGATTGCAGAATCCTCCTGACAGGCTTCAAAGCATACAAATTGATGCTTATATATCACGAAAAGAACTCTTTAAGGCAGAATCAAAGTATTGGAATGAAATAATAGAAAGCTATGTCCGTGCCTTGCACTGGAAGAATTTCAAGCTTAGGAATGTGCTGGACATGAAAGCTGGTTTTGGAGGGTATGATACTTACATTCACTTGCTCTCTATCATTAGTCCTAAATACACACAACACCATTTAGGATATACTCCTAAATTGTTTCCTTAATCATAGGTGTACTGGTGTTGCAGTTTTTAGAATCTGTTGTTTACTTCCCCGAATCTGTTGTTTTGCTTTTCAGATTTGCAGCAGCATTAATAGATAACAAGTTGGATTGTTGGGTAATGAATGTTGTTCCCGTTAGTGGGTCTAACACTTTGCCTGTTATTTATGATCGTGGGCTTTTAGGAGTTATGCATGACTGGTGAGAATTACTATGTCATTCTCAATTTTGTTGTCTCGTTATGTGCATACTGGATGTCATGAATCTTTCATAACAAAACTTTGGGTCACCCATCGGGTTTTATTTCTCCCTCTGTTCCAGTGGATTCTTTACGTACTTTTTCTTCATGCTTGGCACACATTTTAAGGCTACtatatttttttagaattttcttttttctgtataaaagtttaaacattatatttttatttaaaagaaaaaaatattcaGAATTATTTAGGGAACCATATTTTACGggagccttaaaatgcgtgccgatcccccgtcccccaatgtaaaaatccagtgggacggagggagtactttTTTGGGAATGAGGGTGACAATGGATTTAGTGCAATCGTCTCTGCTTTCTATAAAATGCACTTTGTGTCACAGCATTGAATAAGTTTCTACTTCTGGGGAATTGAGAAATGGTAATCAACGTGTTAACCAATTGATTATGATAAATTGGATCTGATTTTCTAGGGGTTGTTACCTTCGTGTGGTGTGGCCATGTGAGTGCATGTGACTGTGTCTGTTAAAACCTTGCCAAACGTTTGTCCACCCTGTTACTGTTTCAAATAAATTAAATTCATGCAGTAGTATATTTATTAGGCTCTATTTCTTCAATCTAATTATATTTACAACACTTGCTAGGTGTGAACCTTTTGATACTTACCCGAGAACTTATGATCTGTTACATGCAAATGGGCTTTTCTCTGTTGAGAAAAAGAGGTAATTCCACTTTCTTACATTTTCATTATTTACCAGAATCTGATGAATGATGATCATACCACTCATTAAGCATGATTTTAACTAATGTTTAGGCAACAAAATACTCTAGACCGCGAAGTTGTTGGGCGATTACTTATTATATGTACAACTTAATCATTACTGCGATATATTTCTCTTGTTTGTTCTTGATGCATTGTCCACAAAAATTAGTTTGTTTGACTTCCTTCTATCAGATGCAATGTCTCTACCATTATGCTAGAGATGGATCGAATTTTGAGACCTGGTGGACATGTATACATCCGAGATACCCTTGCAGTAATGGATGAACTTCAAGCTGTTGGAAATGCCATAGGTTGGCATGTAACAATTCGTGAGACGTCCGAGGGTCCTCATGCAAGTTATAAGATCTTAACTTGTGATAAACGTCGGAAATAAATCAATTGAATTTGTTTAGAGACGGACAAAGCATGATGGAGCGTATATTTGACAATGCTACTACTTTGAAGGTTTGTGGAGGTAAGGAGGTTCAAGTGAAGAAGTCATAAGGTTGTGCAGAAAAAAGGAGGACAGTGTGGATAATTTATAAGCATATGATAGATTTCCCAGCGTTCAGCTAGTATCAAGCACGTTTGTATAGCATCATCCAGTTTTAAAAGACAAACGGATGCACCAGTTACCAGTAGGCTATAAAGAAACAGATAAGATATTCCAATTTACTTTTCctgtaaaatatttaatttattttattttttaatgtaATATAAACAAGATTAAACGGACTGACTGGGTTTATAACATCACAGTGAGGCAGTTgattgaatttttttttctttaattCAAAGAGAGCAGGATACATATCAGAGAGAATTCAAATGCTTACTCGTATGATACTAAAATTCAGTTATAGGTTGTCCTCAATCATGGAATTTGTCAGTATAGATAGAGATCTTAGTTGCACGTTCTTTCAATTCTTTTCTAGGGAAATTAAGAACAGATAAAAAAAATTAGGAGAAAAATTGATCGGTACTAATTACTAAACATGCTTAAACAAGTACACAAGAATAAAGATTTCGTTTTAGAAAAGTCCACAAGTGAAGTTCATGTTCTAAATATGCTTTATCAACTGGACATTGAATAAGTTTTTCAGTCTCTGTTAGCTAGATGTTGGAGAATTCAAATTTTACTTACCAGAAAATGCGAGGTTgtaaaatttaaaaatgagtCGTGGATCTAAAAATCTGAGAACTGTCAAAGTTTTTAGTACCGGTTTTGAGAATATGATTACTCGTTCAAATCAATTCGCGAATACTCGCTCGAAGATTAAATGGGGTGTTGGGATTGGGAAACTTCTATATTTCATTTTAAATGGTGGTTTTCAAAAAAATGTCAGCATTTGTCATTTTAAATTCTTAATtttatactaatatttgaatatcttatatttcaaattaaatccaaatttaaattatcaaatatattatttaattaaatttagaattttaaataaaatttatttctCAAACGGGACCCATTTTTTTAAGAAAAGGTGACATATATTATATGTTATTCATAAATAAATTTTCCTTGTTCTTCACAAGGTTAACATTTAATTTCTCTTCAAACATATTAATTGTTGtgaataaatttaatttttaaatatatttttttggaTCTTACATCGAAGAATAATCGATATATCAATTCGATCAGAAATGTCATACGACAATGTTGTATTGATTTATGGTGCAATTTATTCGTGTCAGATTTCATTGCATTAAAAAAAACCTATATGTGAGGACTTTTGATGTCTATACTTTTTTTACGGCTTGTATTCCAAAATGAATATTTATTTTCATAGATTTTCTTTTCGAAAAACTGGACTagagaataaatttaattatccCACCCTGCGGCTGCTAGGGTGCTTTTGATGTCTATTCTTAAATCTCCACAATTTCATTTTTACGAAAATCAAATTCGTTGAGGACAAATTTAAcctatttttatataaaattaataaaaatgacTAATTTTTTAAAAGTTAGCCAATTTTAACATAGGATACCAAGTGTAAATGTGTTATTCACTTTATATGAGATACCATCACATATATAAAATAGCCAACTATCAGTGAAAAATCTTAAACAAATTGGGATACAAACTGACAATGAAATATTCAATCGGCTAAAATTGACAGCCTTTTCCAGAATGactattttaattaatttttttcaaaagttagctatttttatcactttttcatttttttcattcaTTTACCGAACCGAACACACATTTTATGTGAGTAAGTAACCAAACAAGGCCTTAATCAGTCATAAAACCCTACTAAAACCCCCTTGTTTCTAGCCCTAAACCCCCAAATCAATGGCTCATAGACGAGTCTTTCAAACCCTAATTCGTCAATACTCTTCCTCGTCTTTCAAAACCCTAAACCCACTTCTCCAATCACTTCCACGAATCACACAAACCCAACATTTTCCCCAAAAATTAAACCTAATTTCCCCCAATTTAACTCCAATTCAAAACACCCATTTCTCAATTACTCGTCATTTCTCTTCCAATCgaagtgatgatagtgatgatgatgatgatgatgatgatgatgatgatgatgatgaaggGGAGAGTTTAGATGAAGATGACGTCGTTTCGGGGTTTAGCGGGAAGAAAGAGTATACTGCTGAGGAGAAAGAAAGTGAAGCTAATGCTATTGGGTATAAAGTTGTGGGCCCACTTGAACGTTCTGATCGTGTTTTTAAAGATTATGAGCCTGTTTTTGCTGTTATTCAGGTTAAAATTTCGATCTTTGATCCACCCATTTATGATTTTTAGTTAGTTTTGTATGTTGAGATTGGATaatgtagtgtgtgtgtgtgtgtgtgtgtgaagaTTATGAGCTTGTTTCTGATTTTATTGAGGTTAAAGTATCGATCTTTGATCCACCCATTTATGTatttgtagttggttttgttctATTAGATTGTAGTGGCGTGTGTGTTTCGTTAGGAATTTAGGTGGGTTCATTGATTGCTTGTTTGGTAAAAAAAGGAGAGACAGGGAACAAAATATGAGAGATTGAGTCTTTGAGACAACAATTGGAGATGTTGCATTGTACCTCTGAAAAGAGAAAATTAAGGTCTTGGAAGCAAATTTTTTTGAGTTTATTGGATGACCAGGGTAGAGAATAGGAAAAACATTCAACAAGTATTGAAATCTCAGAGGTTATACTTTTCACTTGCCAGGGAATTATTGGTCTTTACTGTGAACTTTTAATAGAAAAAACATTCAACCAGTAAACTTTTGAAGACGTTAAAATTCTCATTTAATGCCGTTTAACTTTTTAACTTAAAAAAACCTATTGACTCTAAGGCTCGTTTGTTTGCTGGAATTTTTTTCCCAAAACTAACATCTTCCCACTGTTTTCACCATTTTTTCATGATAGCAAAGTAACGAAAAAAAATCCGATATTTTTGGGAACTTTTTTCCAAGTAAAATTCAGGACCAGCCCTGCTCCAAGTTAGTAACTATGGAGTTTGCAGTTGATCTAGAACCAGGAATTATGGTTTTTCGTGCCGAAATTCTATGATATACATGAAACATATATGGTTTCTTGCCAATTtgtttttatgtttttgtaaaAGGGGAAGTGTGTGCGCTAATTGGATTCTAATTTTTTATGAGTTTTGTAGTTTGGTTTGTACCAGTTAAATAAAAGGGGAGAAAAAAATGTAAGTGCATAGATACTTTTTGTTATCCTATTACAAGCTAAAAGCTCTTAGGTTCgtactatttttttaattttattttctgtAATGGAGATTGTGCTAGCAGCTACAATCTCGAATTTATAACTATGGTCATATGGTGTTTTCTGTTGATCTAGGATTAGTAATTATAGTTTTCTCTTGCCaattttatttctatttttttgtAGTTGTTTAGATTAAAAGGGGAATTGTGTGTAAATTGGATTCTTATATTTTATTGGTTTTGTAGATTGGGTCGCACCAGTTTAAGGTGAGCAATGGGGATTGTATTTACGCAGAGAAACTCAAGTTCTGCGAAGTGCATGACAAGGTAAATTTTCCGATGGTAGCACAGGTTATAACATGCGTTCAGTTTCTGCATTTCATATGCTGATGTTTCACTTCTCTGCTTGCCAAAGACATAGAGAAAATAACGCTGTGTTGTAATATTGCTGATTACATAAACATCTGCGATAATTTTTCTGGTTTACCTATACCTTGCTAATCAAGAAGTATGATAGGGAGTTATTGTTTTCAGATATTTCACATAAAACAGCATATAGGTATATCGTATATGGTATATTAATGTGATTATTGTTCAGTTTCAATGTTTTATAAGCTTATGCAGCTCTCCAGTTTCTCTTTAACATCGCTTAAATGTTGAAACGTGGTTAGATGCTCATCACATTATATGTGATTTTCAATAACTGGGAACTTTCACTTGTAAATTGTACACTGTACcataagttttaagaaaacattTAATTCTCTGTACAAACTGTTGCATGTCTGGATACTTTTTCATATTTCAAAAGTGTTGTTCTACTCTGAAAATTTCCACGCCTTTCATTTTAGTTCCCCTGCTATTTTTTGATCTGGACTTTTGTTTTATTAGTGTTTATTATGTTTGAATAAAGCTAAGGTTCTCTACATATATCATGCCATTATCATCCCTATAATGTAATTTGTGGTGCAGATAATTCTAAACAAAGTTTTAATGTTGGGATCTCCCACTCAAACACTTATCGGACGGCCAATGTTGCCCGACGCAACTGTTCATGCTGTTATTGAAGAACATGTAAGAGATATAATCTATTTAATTCTCTTGGTTGTATTTATGTTATCCACTAAAGTTTAGATTTTGTTGTTCATATATCTTGAATAGAGTATTGGAATAGTTTCCTGGACTTCTAGTGAGTCTGGTAAACAATAGACTTCAAACCCTGGTATTTGGTAGTATTGAAATTGATGAGTTATTAGAGTTTCACCTTTATTTTCTCTGCATTGGTTTTGCCTTACAGGCTCTAGACGCAAAAGTAATCATTTTCaagaaaaagagaagaaagaacTATCGCCGAACTAAAGGACATCGGCAGGTAAGTTGGAACAAATTGTTGCTTAATCATTTTGTGTAGTTGTTTGGAGCTGGAAATCACAGCtttagttaaaatttaaatgCATGCGGTGAAAAGATTTGTATAGTTTATATTCACACGAACAAATATATTGCTTTAGTAACATACTTCTGGCTTATATTTTTACCACCTGTTTACTAATTAGGAACTGACAAAGATAAGAATAACGGACATACAAGGAATTGAAAAGCCAGTAACCCAGGTGGTACCTGAGAAGATCAAAAAAACAGTTAAGAAGGTAGAGAAGGTAGCAGTTCCAGCATAGAAAAGACTTCCATCCAAATGTTTGAGGTTAATAGTTCTGGGTTACTAAGCTGTTATCATTTGGCTATTTTCTTTGTCAAATATTCGAATTTGATGTCATTTCAAGTAAAAAATCAGCAGGTGAGTCTGATTTAATTTGAAATAATTGTTTTTTTTGTATTATGGCAGAAATGGCACCCATTTGGTTGTGTTGCGGAATTAAGATTGACAACTAAAATTTTACACTCACTATATCTATAATCAGGCACTTGTACGATAAATCTCATTTTGGTTTTCTTTAGAAAGAAtatattgaattttttttaattcaaatgatcatcaaatatctgtttgTTAACAAAGTGAAATAATGTAGGGGAACTTAAATGTGTGAATTGTGATAGTGGGGTTTCTGGATCCAGGACTTTGTAGCAAAATCTATCTGACCTTTTTAATTTCAATGTTGTCAATCTCGACTTTACTAGCTTACTATTACATGATCATTTGGCACCTGTTTAGAAATACCCCGAGGCTTAATACTAATTGTTTGCATATTCTGTATATTTATAACATATTTGTGCACACTGTCTACAAGTGTATTATCAAGTAGCATCTCATAAATATCTCTCCGTTTACCATTCTCTTACTAGTAAAGTAATGTTTGCGAACACCTTGTTTTTTCACAATCTTCTTTGATTTAGTAGTGTCCTTGGCTTATTTTCTGTCAAAGACGATGCAAACTTCTCTGGTTTCTGCAGATATTGTTGTTTGACTATCATAAATGTATAACATCAGCACACGTGATGAAACTTGACATCATTCTAACAAACCATGATTGAATTATGAATATTTCTGTTAGAGCTGAGAAAGTAGTTGAAATTGGAACACAAGACTCATGGTTCAATTTCAGTTTATCCATTAGGAATGGAAATGAATGCAG
This genomic interval from Apium graveolens cultivar Ventura chromosome 8, ASM990537v1, whole genome shotgun sequence contains the following:
- the LOC141677270 gene encoding putative methyltransferase PMT11 isoform X2, which codes for MKPLNNNGDFFKSQTFIKLLLFFFISVTFFYLGQHYSSNNNQSLIFYSSKQSPFSFTVSLSPNFNKHFNVSSLLNDTVLETDEKKLEPPERGDPPPPPPPAVQRMGVIDENGVMSDDFEVGEVGESEVEWESENRTESVEGESSKFRVKKFGVCDMSLRDYIPCLDNVEVIRKLESSEKGEKFERHCPDKDRGLNCLVPSPKGYRTPIPWPRSRDEVWFSNVPHARLAEDKGGQNWITVDKDKFKFPGGGTQFIHGADKYLDQISEMLPDIAFGHHTRVALDVGCGVASFGAYLMSRNVLTMSVAPKDVHENQIQFALERGVPAMVAAFATHRLLYPSQAFELIHCSRCRINWTRDDGILLLEINRMLRGGGYFAWAAQPVYKHEPLLEQQWEEMVNLTTRLCWNLVKKEGYIAIWQKPTDNTCYLEREPGTQPPLCETDDDPDNVWYVNLKACITRLPETGYGVNITSWPARLQNPPDRLQSIQIDAYISRKELFKAESKYWNEIIESYVRALHWKNFKLRNVLDMKAGFGGFAAALIDNKLDCWVMNVVPVSGSNTLPVIYDRGLLGVMHDWCEPFDTYPRTYDLLHANGLFSVEKKRQQNTLDREVVGRLLIICTT
- the LOC141677270 gene encoding putative methyltransferase PMT11 isoform X1; this translates as MKPLNNNGDFFKSQTFIKLLLFFFISVTFFYLGQHYSSNNNQSLIFYSSKQSPFSFTVSLSPNFNKHFNVSSLLNDTVLETDEKKLEPPERGDPPPPPPPAVQRMGVIDENGVMSDDFEVGEVGESEVEWESENRTESVEGESSKFRVKKFGVCDMSLRDYIPCLDNVEVIRKLESSEKGEKFERHCPDKDRGLNCLVPSPKGYRTPIPWPRSRDEVWFSNVPHARLAEDKGGQNWITVDKDKFKFPGGGTQFIHGADKYLDQISEMLPDIAFGHHTRVALDVGCGVASFGAYLMSRNVLTMSVAPKDVHENQIQFALERGVPAMVAAFATHRLLYPSQAFELIHCSRCRINWTRDDGILLLEINRMLRGGGYFAWAAQPVYKHEPLLEQQWEEMVNLTTRLCWNLVKKEGYIAIWQKPTDNTCYLEREPGTQPPLCETDDDPDNVWYVNLKACITRLPETGYGVNITSWPARLQNPPDRLQSIQIDAYISRKELFKAESKYWNEIIESYVRALHWKNFKLRNVLDMKAGFGGFAAALIDNKLDCWVMNVVPVSGSNTLPVIYDRGLLGVMHDWCEPFDTYPRTYDLLHANGLFSVEKKRCNVSTIMLEMDRILRPGGHVYIRDTLAVMDELQAVGNAIGWHVTIRETSEGPHASYKILTCDKRRK
- the LOC141676466 gene encoding large ribosomal subunit protein bL21m-like → MAHRRVFQTLIRQYSSSSFKTLNPLLQSLPRITQTQHFPQKLNLISPNLTPIQNTHFSITRHFSSNRSDDSDDDDDDDDDDDDDEGESLDEDDVVSGFSGKKEYTAEEKESEANAIGYKVVGPLERSDRVFKDYEPVFAVIQIGSHQFKVSNGDCIYAEKLKFCEVHDKIILNKVLMLGSPTQTLIGRPMLPDATVHAVIEEHALDAKVIIFKKKRRKNYRRTKGHRQELTKIRITDIQGIEKPVTQVVPEKIKKTVKKVEKVAVPA